In the genome of Dermatobacter hominis, the window CTGACGATCGGCTCGTCGGTGTACTGCAGGATGCCCTTGAGGCGACCCTCGGACGCAGCGGCCTGGAACGCCTCGTTCACCTGCTCGACCGTGACCTCCTGGTTGAGGACGCCGGTGAAGTCGGTGATCGAACCGGTCGGGACCGGGACGCGCAGCGAGGTGCCGTCGAGGCGGCCCTTCATCGACTCGAGCACGAGCGACGTCGCACGGGCGGCGCCGGTCGAGGTCGGCACGATGTTGATCGCCGCCGCACGGGCCCGACGCAGGTCCTTGTGCGGGCCGTCCACCAGCATCTGGTCGCCCGTGTAGGCGTGGATCGTGTTCATGAGGCCCTTCTCGACGCCGAACGCGTCGTCGAGGACCTTGATCAGCGGCACGAAGCAGTTGGTCGTGCACGAGGCGTTCGACACCACGATGTGCTTCTCGGGGTCGAAGGTGTCGTCGTTGACGCCCATCACGAACGTGGCATCGGCGCCGCCGGACGGGGCCGAGACGATGACGCGGGGAGCGCCGCCCTCGAGGTGGGCCGCCGCCTTGTCCCGGTCGGTGAAGATGCCGGTCGACTCGATGACGACGTCGACGCCCAGCTCGCCCCAGGGGATCTCGGCCGGGTTGCGGTGCTGGACGACCTTGAGGACGTCACCGTCGACGTCGATGCCGCCCTCGACCTCCTTGACCTCACCGGGGAAGGTGCCGGCGACCGAGTCGCGCTTGAGCAGGTGCGCCATCTGGTCGAGCGAACCCAGGTCGTTCACGGCCACGAAGTCGATGTCGGCGCCACGGGCCTTGGCGGCCCGGAAGAAGTTGCGGCCGATGCGGCCGAAGCCGTTGATCCCCACGCGCACGGTCATGTCATTCCCTCGTCTCAGGTGTGGCTGGCGGTCTGCTTGGAGTCAGATCCGGGTCCCCGCCCCGTTGCGGCGACGCGCCCCCTATGCGAGCACGGCACGCCGGAACGTGCCAATCGCCACCACCCGGGTGGTGGCCCGGGCCTCCGCCGTCGGTCCGCCCGGCCGATCGCCCACCCCCCTGCCCGCTTCGTTCCACCTTTTCGACGCTGCAACGTCGAAAAGGTGGAACAGAGCGGGCCGGGCGGGCGAGCGGGGCGGCGGGCGGGCCGGGCGGCGGGCGTCAGGCCGACGCGGCGAGCACGTCCGCCAGCGCCATGCCCAGCAGCGCCGGGTCGTGGGCCAGGCCCGACGTCCGGGCGATCGTCACCGGGCGGGCGCCGGCCACGTCGTCGGCACCGTCGATCGTCGACGGGTCGTACAGCACGACGTCGGGCACCAGTCCGTGGCGGGCGAGGGCGGCCACGTGGTCGTCGACCCGGTACCCGGCGGTCTCGGACACCTGCGGGTGGAGGTTGCAGACGTAGACGACCTGGGCCGAGGTGCGCCGGATCGACTCGGCGATCCCCCGCACGGCGGTGGCGGCCAGCACGCTCGTGTAGAGCGATCCCGGTCCCAGCACGACCTGGTCGGCCTCGAGCACCGCCTGGACGGCCAGCTCGCACGCCGGGGCGTCGGCGGGCTCGACGGTCACGGTGCGCAGGTCGGCCCGCTCCCCCACGGCCACCTGCCCCCGGACGACGCCGCCGGAGTCGACCCGGGCCCGCAGCTCGATCGGCACGGTGGTCGTCGGCAGCACGCGGCCGACGCAGTCGAGCAGCCGACCGGCCTCGTCGAGCGCGGCGACGAGGCTGCCCTCCGACTCCTCGAGCGCGGCGATCAGCAGGTTCCCGAAGGCGTGGCCATCGAGCTCCCCCGACCCGAAGCGGTGCTCCATGGCGGCCACGATCGGCTGGTCCGACCCGGCGAGCGCGACCAGGCACTTGCGCAGGTCGCCCGGTGCCGGGCGGGGCGAGGCGGCGCGGAGCCGACCGGTCGAGCCGCCGTCGTCGGCCACCGACACGACGGCGCTCAGCCTCCCGGCGTAACAGCGGGCGGCCCGGAGCGTCGTGGCCAGCCCGTGCCCGCCCCCGACGGCGACGACGGCCGGACCGTCGGGGTCGAGGCCGGTCCTCGGCACGTCGGGATCCGCGTTCACTTGGCCACGTCCCGGTGTCGGATGCGCGGCTCGATGCCCTGGGCCCGCAGCCAGTCGGCCACCGTCTCGACGATCGTCACCGACCGGTGCCGACCCCCTGTGCAGCCGAACGCGACCGTCAGCAGGGCCTTGCCCTCGGCGACGTAGGCCGGCAGCAGCAGCTCGAGCAGGTCCTCGACCCTGTGCAGGAACTCGCCCGTGAGCTCGAAGGACCGGACGTAGTCCTGCACCTCGGGATCGAGCCCGGTGAGCGGGCGCAGCTCGTCGACCCAGTACGGGTTGGGAAGGAACCGGCAGTCGAACACCGTGTCGACATCGGCGGGGACGCCGTGCTTGTAGCCGAACGACTGCAGCGTCACCTGCATGCGGGAGCCGCCGTCGTCGGCGAACAGCTCGTTCACCCGGGCGCGCAGGTCGTGGACGTTGAGATCCGAGGTGTCGAGGACGATGTCGGCCGCTTCGCGCACCTCGGCGAGCACGTCGCGCTCGAGGTCGATGGCGCCGGCGACCGTCCCGGCCTGCGCGGCGAGCGGGTGCCGGCGCTTCGACTCGCCGTAGCGGCGCACCAGCGTCGGCGTCGACGCGTCGAGGAACACGATCCGAACGCCGGCGCCTGATCGACGCAGCTCGTCGAGCGCCGGACCGATGCCCTCGATGTCGCTCCCCGTGCCGACGACGAGGGCCACGGGCGTGCCCGGGTCCTGGAAGCGCGCCAGCTCCGCGACCTTCGGGATCAGCTCGACCGGGATGTTGTCGATGACGAACCAGCCCAGGTCCTCGAGCGAGTCCCCGAACTGGGTCCGCCCGGCGCCCGAGACGCCGGTGATCACCAGGAACTCGCTCACGGGACGAACGCTATCGCCCCCTCGCAGCGAGCCGACCATCTTCGCCCTCCGCCGCCACCCTGGCTAGGTTCAACAGCCGTCAGCCGGCTGCCCGGGCCACCCGCCCCGGGCACTCAAGGAGATCGTCCATGCGCAACAAGCCCTTCCTCACCGTCGCCGCACTCTGCTGCGCCCTGGCCCTGTTCGCCGGTGCCTGCAGCAAGTCCGACGAGGCCGCGGAGGACAAGCGGGCCGAGGGCACGACGACGACCGCCAAGGAGCAGTCGTCGACCACGACGACCTCGGCCCCGGCGGACGCCGAGGACAACACCGTGGTCGACGTGATCGTCGCCGACGACGACCTGTCGCAGGTGGCCGGGCTGATCACCGAGGCCGGGCTGGAGGAGGCCCTGTCGGGCGGCGGGCCGTTCACGATCCTCGCCCCGACCAACCAGGCCATGAGCGCCGTGCCGGCCGCGACCCTGGCGAACCTCGAGCAGGACCCGCAGGGCGCCCTCGCCAACGTGCTCAAGCTGCACGTCATCAGCGGCAACGTGACCGTCGACGACCTGGCGGACGAAGGCGGCCAGTGCGTCGACACGCTCGGCGGCAAGGTCAAGATCACCGTCGAGGGCGAGGGCGACGACGCCACCGTCAGCTTCGGCGGCGCCACCATCGAGGACGGCGACCCGCAGACCGCGTCCAACGGCACGATCCTCAAGCTCGACAGCGTCGTCACCGCCCCGGCGACCGACTGCTGATCCCGGGCGGGGCCTGACCGGCCTTCGGGCGCGCCGACTCTGGCGCTCGGCTGCCGAGAAGAATCTGCGACGACCGCATCCGGTCGGACCAGACGGACGAAGTACCGCACAGACCACCTCAAGGAGGCCATCTGATGCGGTACAAGTTCCTCGCTCCCCTCGTCGCCCTGCTCCTCGGCGTCTCGCTCGTCGCGGCGGCGTGCAGCGACGACTCGGACAGCGACGCCAGCAGCGACACGACCACCACGACCGAGGCGACCACCACCACGGCCGGCGGCGACATGGCCGACGAGACCATCGTCGACATCGCGGCGGGCAACCCCGACTTCTCGACGCTGGTCGAGCTCGTCACGAGCGCCGGCCTGGCCGAGACGCTGTCCGGCGCGGGCCCCTTCACCGTGTTCGCGCCGACCAACGAGGCATTCAGCAAGGTGCCGGCGGCCACGCTGCAGCAGCTGCAGGCCGATCCGACCGGTGCGCTCGCCGACGTGCTGAAGCTGCACGTCGTGAGCGGCAAGGTGCTCGCCGCGGACGCGATGGAGCTCGACGGCCAGTGCGTCGACACGCTCGGCGGCAAGGTCAAGATCGCCAAGAGCGGTGACGACCTGACGATCGGCGGCGCCACGATCACGCAGACCGACCTCG includes:
- the rapZ gene encoding RNase adapter RapZ encodes the protein MSEFLVITGVSGAGRTQFGDSLEDLGWFVIDNIPVELIPKVAELARFQDPGTPVALVVGTGSDIEGIGPALDELRRSGAGVRIVFLDASTPTLVRRYGESKRRHPLAAQAGTVAGAIDLERDVLAEVREAADIVLDTSDLNVHDLRARVNELFADDGGSRMQVTLQSFGYKHGVPADVDTVFDCRFLPNPYWVDELRPLTGLDPEVQDYVRSFELTGEFLHRVEDLLELLLPAYVAEGKALLTVAFGCTGGRHRSVTIVETVADWLRAQGIEPRIRHRDVAK
- a CDS encoding fasciclin domain-containing protein; translation: MRYKFLAPLVALLLGVSLVAAACSDDSDSDASSDTTTTTEATTTTAGGDMADETIVDIAAGNPDFSTLVELVTSAGLAETLSGAGPFTVFAPTNEAFSKVPAATLQQLQADPTGALADVLKLHVVSGKVLAADAMELDGQCVDTLGGKVKIAKSGDDLTIGGATITQTDLEGSNGVVHVIDSVITAPSTDC
- a CDS encoding gluconeogenesis factor YvcK family protein, with protein sequence MPRTGLDPDGPAVVAVGGGHGLATTLRAARCYAGRLSAVVSVADDGGSTGRLRAASPRPAPGDLRKCLVALAGSDQPIVAAMEHRFGSGELDGHAFGNLLIAALEESEGSLVAALDEAGRLLDCVGRVLPTTTVPIELRARVDSGGVVRGQVAVGERADLRTVTVEPADAPACELAVQAVLEADQVVLGPGSLYTSVLAATAVRGIAESIRRTSAQVVYVCNLHPQVSETAGYRVDDHVAALARHGLVPDVVLYDPSTIDGADDVAGARPVTIARTSGLAHDPALLGMALADVLAASA
- a CDS encoding fasciclin domain-containing protein yields the protein MRNKPFLTVAALCCALALFAGACSKSDEAAEDKRAEGTTTTAKEQSSTTTTSAPADAEDNTVVDVIVADDDLSQVAGLITEAGLEEALSGGGPFTILAPTNQAMSAVPAATLANLEQDPQGALANVLKLHVISGNVTVDDLADEGGQCVDTLGGKVKITVEGEGDDATVSFGGATIEDGDPQTASNGTILKLDSVVTAPATDC
- the gap gene encoding type I glyceraldehyde-3-phosphate dehydrogenase — protein: MTVRVGINGFGRIGRNFFRAAKARGADIDFVAVNDLGSLDQMAHLLKRDSVAGTFPGEVKEVEGGIDVDGDVLKVVQHRNPAEIPWGELGVDVVIESTGIFTDRDKAAAHLEGGAPRVIVSAPSGGADATFVMGVNDDTFDPEKHIVVSNASCTTNCFVPLIKVLDDAFGVEKGLMNTIHAYTGDQMLVDGPHKDLRRARAAAINIVPTSTGAARATSLVLESMKGRLDGTSLRVPVPTGSITDFTGVLNQEVTVEQVNEAFQAAASEGRLKGILQYTDEPIVSSDIVGSPYSSIFDSGLTMAMGNMVKVLSWYDNEAGYSNRLVDLAQIVGAANH